The following proteins come from a genomic window of Methanobrevibacter olleyae:
- a CDS encoding diphthine--ammonia ligase, with protein sequence MKSAILFSGGKDSVMALHYALNNGDDVKYLLSIKSENDESYMFHIPNIHLADLISQAVEIPLIEVKTSGIKEEELEDLKEGFKQLKDLGIEAIYTGALFSTYQKSRIEKLADELNIKAISPYWHKDPKEYMELVIDAGFKVIISGVFAEGLDESWLGRLIDEDALFELEKISEKTYLHLAFEGGEAETLVIDGPIFKKRIEILDANIDWHFDNGTYNVIDAKLVDKY encoded by the coding sequence ATGAAATCAGCTATTTTATTTTCAGGTGGCAAAGATAGTGTAATGGCACTCCATTATGCATTGAACAATGGAGATGATGTTAAATATCTTTTATCAATTAAGTCTGAAAATGATGAATCTTATATGTTTCACATTCCAAATATTCATTTAGCTGATTTAATATCTCAAGCTGTAGAAATACCCCTAATAGAAGTAAAGACTTCAGGTATTAAAGAAGAGGAGTTAGAAGATTTAAAAGAGGGTTTTAAACAACTTAAAGATCTTGGAATAGAGGCAATTTACACTGGAGCTTTATTTTCAACTTATCAAAAGTCAAGAATAGAAAAATTAGCAGATGAACTTAATATTAAAGCTATTTCTCCCTATTGGCATAAAGATCCAAAAGAGTATATGGAATTGGTAATTGATGCTGGTTTTAAAGTTATAATAAGCGGTGTTTTTGCAGAAGGTCTTGATGAGTCTTGGCTTGGAAGATTAATTGATGAAGATGCTTTATTTGAACTAGAAAAGATAAGTGAAAAAACTTATTTGCACCTTGCTTTTGAAGGTGGAGAGGCTGAAACATTGGTTATTGACGGACCTATTTTTAAAAAGAGAATCGAAATTTTAGATGCTAATATAGATTGGCACTTTGATAATGGAACTTATAATGTAATTGATGCAAAATTAGTTGACAAATATTAA
- a CDS encoding A24 family peptidase C-terminal domain-containing protein, with translation MLFNAILIVFLILSLSLIYDILKNKKLKYYSILSILDFKSVFNQLTTKLINVNDLSEGMVLDRYYFNNPIIFNKINENNEKEINTNLNVYKEDEIYYFLSLNRIGLTKEDVEFINDLYKKNLIENPNFKIKNAIPFMPFLTLGYIGFLIFGDFSSIISNFIKILF, from the coding sequence ATGCTTTTTAATGCTATACTGATTGTTTTTTTAATACTTTCTCTAAGCTTGATTTACGACATATTAAAAAATAAGAAGCTAAAATATTATTCTATTTTATCCATTTTAGACTTTAAATCAGTATTCAATCAACTAACAACTAAATTAATCAATGTTAATGATTTATCTGAAGGGATGGTATTAGATAGATATTATTTTAATAATCCTATAATATTCAATAAAATCAATGAGAACAATGAAAAAGAAATAAATACCAATTTAAATGTTTATAAAGAGGATGAAATCTATTATTTTTTATCTTTAAATAGAATTGGCTTAACAAAGGAGGATGTTGAATTTATTAATGATTTATACAAAAAGAATTTAATCGAAAATCCTAATTTTAAAATAAAAAATGCAATTCCATTTATGCCCTTTTTAACATTAGGATATATAGGTTTTTTAATATTTGGTGATTTTAGTTCAATTATTTCTAATTTTATAAAAATATTATTTTAA
- a CDS encoding ribbon-helix-helix domain-containing protein, with protein sequence MRENKKNNRDVGKTIATKVPINTHNQLINLIENGDYLSISDFLREAIREQLKNYKVANFREITNFDAKKEVVSYFIKYRDCFLDEVAIDLELDFELVFKIINELISEGRIVRITSDELFEKREANNKGLDNSKDIKNLLKFKGKRLIVESNYKDYEFISIRKDYDYKAVFKNNGMVVENASVILSEAYSFVK encoded by the coding sequence ATGAGAGAAAATAAGAAAAATAATAGGGATGTTGGAAAAACAATAGCAACAAAAGTTCCAATAAATACACATAACCAATTAATTAATTTAATAGAAAATGGTGATTATTTAAGTATTTCTGATTTTTTAAGAGAGGCAATTCGTGAACAATTGAAAAATTATAAGGTGGCTAATTTTAGGGAAATTACTAATTTCGATGCTAAAAAGGAGGTTGTAAGCTATTTCATAAAATATAGGGATTGTTTTCTAGATGAGGTAGCTATTGATTTGGAATTGGATTTTGAATTGGTTTTTAAGATAATTAATGAGCTTATTTCAGAAGGTCGGATTGTTAGAATTACAAGTGATGAATTATTTGAAAAAAGAGAAGCAAATAATAAGGGCCTTGATAATTCAAAAGATATTAAGAATCTATTAAAATTTAAAGGAAAACGATTAATTGTAGAATCAAATTATAAAGATTACGAATTTATTAGCATAAGAAAGGATTATGATTATAAGGCCGTTTTTAAAAATAATGGCATGGTAGTTGAAAATGCTTCTGTAATCTTATCAGAGGCATATTCCTTTGTTAAATAG